One Pseudomonas sp. FP1742 genomic window carries:
- a CDS encoding NUDIX hydrolase, giving the protein MVDSAKEAAHRAASDAEQIAWVDEQDNLLGALVRSDLRERGLIGRGTYIMLFNSAGELCVHRRTLSKAIYPGYWDVAAGGMVQATETYAESAARELEEELGVSGVELTAHDHFYFEDTGNRLWCSAFSAVWDGPLILQPEEVLEARFIPIDQVLWEIQQKPYCPDSLAALKRYLRAQGDDVAKEL; this is encoded by the coding sequence ATGGTAGATAGCGCTAAAGAGGCCGCCCACCGCGCGGCTTCCGATGCCGAACAGATCGCCTGGGTCGACGAGCAGGACAACCTGCTCGGCGCTCTGGTGCGCTCCGACCTGCGTGAGCGTGGGCTGATCGGGCGCGGCACCTACATCATGCTGTTCAATTCTGCCGGCGAGCTGTGCGTACATCGGCGCACCCTGAGCAAAGCGATATACCCCGGTTACTGGGACGTGGCGGCCGGTGGCATGGTGCAGGCCACCGAGACCTACGCCGAATCGGCGGCCCGTGAGCTGGAAGAAGAGCTGGGGGTGAGCGGTGTGGAACTGACCGCCCATGATCACTTTTACTTTGAAGACACCGGCAACCGGCTCTGGTGTTCGGCGTTTTCGGCGGTGTGGGATGGCCCGTTGATCCTGCAGCCGGAAGAAGTGCTCGAAGCGCGCTTCATCCCGATCGATCAGGTTCTGTGGGAAATCCAGCAGAAGCCGTACTGCCCGGACTCTCTGGCGGCGTTGAAGCGCTATCTTCGCGCCCAAGGGGATGACGTCGCAAAAGAGCTGTAA
- a CDS encoding translation initiation factor Sui1, with amino-acid sequence MAKKAASFAALGGLVFSTDAGRHCPDCRQPVDACICKQTVIPAGDGIARVRRESKGRGGKTVTTITGVPLAEDALKELATTLKKRCGTGGALKDGIIEIQGDHVELLLAELIKHGFKAKKSGG; translated from the coding sequence GTGGCCAAAAAAGCCGCATCCTTCGCCGCCCTTGGTGGGCTGGTATTTTCCACCGACGCAGGTCGTCATTGCCCGGATTGTCGTCAACCGGTGGATGCCTGCATCTGTAAACAAACCGTTATCCCGGCCGGCGACGGCATTGCTCGCGTGCGTCGCGAAAGCAAGGGCCGTGGCGGCAAGACGGTGACGACCATCACCGGCGTGCCGTTGGCCGAAGACGCACTCAAGGAACTGGCCACCACGTTGAAGAAACGTTGCGGGACCGGTGGGGCGTTGAAAGACGGAATCATCGAAATCCAGGGCGATCATGTCGAGCTACTCTTGGCCGAGCTGATCAAACACGGTTTCAAAGCGAAGAAGTCCGGCGGCTAG
- the speA gene encoding arginine decarboxylase, which yields MSVRRTRKDDGSQWTVADSRSVYGIRHWGAGYFAINDAGRVEVRPNGPTSSPIDLFEQVDQLRKSGLSLPLLVRFPDILQDRVRQLTGAFDANIERLEYQSKYTALYPIKVNQQEAVIENIIATQNVSIGLEAGSKPELLAVLALAPKGGTIVCNGYKDREFIRLALMGQKLGHNVFIVIEKESEVGLVIEEAASLKVKPQVGLRVRLSSLASSKWADTGGEKSKFGLSAAQLLSVVERFRAAGLDQGIRLLHFHMGSQIANLADYQHGFKEAIRYYGELRNLGLPVDHIDVGGGLGVDYDGTHSRNASSINYDMDDYAGVVVGMLKEFCDAQSLPHPNIFSESGRSLTAHHAMLVVQVTDVEKHNDDVPKIDNKEELPETVQWLVDLLGPTDIEMVTETYWRATHYMSDVATQYADGKLTLAQKALAEQCYFAVCRRLHNSLKARQRSHRQVLDELNDKLADKYICNFSVFQSLPDTWAIGQVLPILPLHRLDEEPLRRAVLQDLTCDSDGKIKQYVDEQSIETSLPVHGLNEGEDYLLGIFLVGAYQEILGDMHNLFGDTDSVNIYQNADGSVYHAGIETHDTIEDMLRYVHLSPEELMTHYRDKCASARISAAERTQFLDALRLGLTRSSYLSS from the coding sequence ATGTCCGTACGACGCACACGCAAAGACGATGGCAGCCAATGGACAGTTGCGGACAGCCGCAGTGTTTACGGGATTCGCCATTGGGGGGCCGGGTATTTCGCGATCAATGACGCCGGTCGCGTCGAAGTTCGTCCGAACGGCCCGACCAGTTCGCCTATCGACCTGTTCGAGCAAGTCGACCAATTGCGCAAAAGCGGTTTGTCCTTGCCGCTGCTGGTGCGTTTCCCAGACATCCTGCAAGACCGCGTGCGTCAGCTGACCGGTGCGTTCGACGCCAACATCGAGCGCCTGGAATACCAGAGCAAGTACACCGCGCTGTACCCGATCAAGGTCAACCAGCAGGAAGCGGTGATCGAAAACATCATCGCCACCCAGAACGTATCGATCGGTCTGGAGGCCGGCTCCAAGCCTGAGCTGCTGGCGGTACTGGCGTTGGCGCCGAAGGGCGGCACCATTGTCTGCAACGGTTACAAGGACCGCGAGTTCATCCGTCTGGCGCTGATGGGCCAGAAGCTGGGCCACAACGTGTTCATCGTGATCGAGAAAGAATCCGAAGTCGGTCTGGTGATCGAAGAAGCGGCGTCGCTCAAGGTCAAGCCTCAGGTCGGCCTGCGTGTGCGTCTGTCGTCCCTGGCGTCGAGCAAGTGGGCAGACACCGGTGGCGAAAAATCCAAGTTCGGCCTGTCGGCGGCGCAACTGCTGTCGGTGGTCGAGCGTTTCCGTGCCGCTGGCCTGGACCAGGGCATTCGCCTGCTGCACTTCCACATGGGTTCGCAGATCGCCAACCTGGCGGACTACCAGCACGGCTTCAAGGAAGCGATTCGTTACTACGGCGAACTGCGCAACCTTGGCCTGCCGGTGGATCACATCGACGTTGGCGGCGGTCTGGGCGTGGACTACGACGGTACGCACTCGCGTAACGCCAGTTCGATCAACTACGACATGGACGATTACGCCGGTGTCGTGGTCGGGATGCTCAAGGAGTTCTGCGACGCGCAGAGTCTGCCGCACCCGAACATCTTCTCTGAAAGCGGCCGCTCCCTGACCGCCCACCACGCGATGCTGGTGGTGCAGGTGACCGACGTCGAGAAACACAACGACGACGTGCCGAAGATCGACAACAAGGAAGAGCTGCCGGAAACCGTGCAGTGGCTGGTTGACCTGCTCGGCCCGACCGACATCGAAATGGTCACCGAGACCTACTGGCGCGCCACGCACTACATGAGCGACGTGGCCACCCAATACGCCGATGGCAAGCTGACCCTGGCGCAAAAAGCCCTGGCCGAGCAATGCTACTTCGCCGTTTGCCGCCGCCTGCACAACTCGTTGAAGGCCCGTCAGCGTTCCCACCGTCAGGTGCTCGACGAACTCAACGACAAGCTGGCCGACAAGTACATCTGCAACTTCTCGGTATTCCAGAGCCTGCCGGACACCTGGGCCATCGGCCAGGTCCTGCCGATCCTGCCGCTGCACCGTCTCGACGAAGAGCCGCTGCGCCGTGCCGTGCTGCAAGACCTGACCTGCGACTCCGACGGCAAGATCAAGCAGTACGTCGACGAGCAGAGCATCGAGACCAGCCTGCCGGTACACGGTTTGAACGAAGGCGAAGACTATCTGCTGGGGATCTTCCTGGTGGGTGCCTACCAGGAAATTCTTGGCGACATGCACAACCTGTTCGGCGACACCGACTCGGTGAACATCTATCAGAACGCCGACGGCAGTGTGTACCACGCCGGTATCGAGACCCACGACACCATCGAAGACATGCTGCGTTATGTGCACTTGTCGCCGGAAGAGCTGATGACCCACTACCGCGACAAGTGCGCCAGTGCCCGCATCAGCGCCGCCGAGCGCACCCAGTTCCTCGATGCCTTGCGTCTGGGCCTGACCCGTTCGTCTTACCTGTCTTCTTGA
- a CDS encoding type VI secretion system Vgr family protein: MFDSVNEPSFRLDIAGLPDSFEVLAFTGSEAISEPFAFDVDLLNDDPTLDLASLLYRSAFLHFGPEGEGIHGQLLGLVQLGHGDEPGLCRVRLGPRLACLAQRFNQRIFSDRTVPEILAQVLKEHGIAGKECCRFDLSGDYPPRDFCTQYRESDLQFLQRLCAQERLHYYFEHRARGHCLVLGDGLGQFRRGEVRRLEDEIERPGVHQFKLHGCGQVAEAQTNLPTLRSGQLMPLSGHSCADWNRPWLVTHVEHQGGQQPDFLYRNQLRVVAQEVPLVSAHSVMKPRMPSLQRGWVVDVGESHPDPSRPVAVQFDWLYQGEGATPSHCWLPLSCELESAGVVPLSEGAQVLVSFIEGDPDQPLISGFLPRSPSSTKTVISDLLSASTTETNRANDGLSGLLQSGEPLVLLCLLPGGGSFSHCAQSLCTCRAAMRLGQSGAA; encoded by the coding sequence ATGTTCGATTCAGTCAACGAGCCGTCATTTCGTCTGGATATAGCGGGTCTGCCCGACTCCTTTGAGGTCTTGGCCTTTACCGGTAGTGAAGCCATCAGCGAGCCTTTCGCGTTCGATGTGGATCTGCTGAACGATGATCCGACGCTGGACCTTGCAAGCCTGCTGTACCGCTCGGCCTTTTTGCACTTCGGGCCCGAGGGCGAGGGCATTCACGGGCAATTGCTTGGCCTGGTTCAACTTGGCCATGGCGACGAGCCCGGGCTTTGTCGTGTGCGTCTGGGCCCCAGGCTGGCTTGTCTGGCCCAGCGCTTCAACCAGCGAATTTTCAGCGATCGCACGGTGCCGGAGATTCTCGCTCAGGTGCTCAAGGAGCATGGCATTGCCGGCAAGGAGTGTTGTCGCTTCGACCTGAGCGGTGATTACCCTCCCCGTGATTTCTGCACGCAGTATCGGGAATCGGACCTGCAATTTCTCCAGCGTCTATGCGCCCAGGAACGGCTTCATTACTACTTCGAGCACCGCGCGCGGGGGCACTGTCTGGTCTTGGGCGACGGCCTGGGGCAGTTTCGCCGTGGCGAAGTAAGGCGCCTTGAGGATGAGATCGAACGACCGGGTGTGCATCAGTTCAAGCTTCATGGCTGCGGGCAGGTCGCCGAGGCGCAGACGAACCTGCCAACGCTGCGCAGCGGTCAACTGATGCCGTTGTCCGGTCATTCGTGTGCGGACTGGAATCGTCCCTGGCTAGTGACCCATGTCGAGCATCAGGGAGGACAGCAGCCAGACTTTTTGTATCGCAACCAGTTGCGCGTGGTTGCGCAGGAAGTGCCTTTGGTGTCGGCTCATTCGGTTATGAAACCGAGGATGCCCAGCCTGCAGCGGGGATGGGTAGTCGACGTCGGTGAGTCTCACCCCGATCCCTCCAGACCGGTTGCCGTGCAGTTTGACTGGCTTTATCAGGGCGAAGGCGCAACCCCCAGCCATTGTTGGTTGCCGTTGTCTTGCGAGCTGGAAAGTGCGGGTGTCGTGCCCTTGAGTGAAGGGGCGCAAGTGCTGGTGAGCTTTATCGAAGGCGATCCTGATCAACCCCTGATCAGCGGATTTCTTCCCAGGTCGCCATCCAGCACCAAGACGGTCATATCCGACCTGCTATCGGCCTCGACGACTGAAACCAACCGCGCGAATGATGGTTTATCGGGCTTGCTGCAATCCGGCGAACCGTTGGTGCTTCTGTGCCTGCTGCCCGGCGGGGGGAGTTTCAGTCATTGCGCGCAATCGCTTTGCACTTGCCGGGCAGCGATGCGGCTTGGCCAGAGCGGTGCGGCATGA
- a CDS encoding DUF4123 domain-containing protein, which produces MSAVQACDPAPQWLLLDVPGEPQSGALLRRQFAHARWFWLFEGTEFHPLRERGPALVDLRECPALAELYPMEPHLWSGLLLVSEASSSQLLEHLRRMLTVTFSLHHRALLNFYNPQTASYFFDACDAQELSRWLGPIDQLRWFGGTWADRAIGCLGWQQLFNPRLAVRPLAIEENLSPRQRDTLQTCLLEQHAWRWSRSIGTDYNSLWAHLQEGLALGFSERPVLDGWLWLRLQHPDAVPRQPLPGVTQQERLDSLRNLWQNDRP; this is translated from the coding sequence ATGAGCGCCGTTCAGGCGTGCGACCCGGCCCCGCAATGGCTGTTGCTCGATGTGCCGGGGGAGCCGCAGAGCGGCGCTTTGCTGCGACGACAATTTGCTCATGCCCGATGGTTCTGGCTGTTCGAAGGCACTGAGTTTCATCCGTTGCGTGAGCGCGGACCGGCGTTGGTCGACCTTCGCGAATGCCCCGCACTGGCTGAGCTGTACCCAATGGAACCCCACCTCTGGAGCGGCTTGTTGTTGGTCAGCGAAGCCTCTTCATCGCAGTTGCTGGAGCATTTGCGGCGCATGCTCACCGTCACCTTCAGTCTGCATCACCGGGCTTTGTTGAATTTCTATAACCCTCAAACGGCGAGTTATTTTTTTGATGCCTGCGATGCCCAGGAGCTCAGTCGCTGGCTCGGCCCGATCGACCAGCTGCGCTGGTTTGGCGGCACGTGGGCCGACCGGGCCATTGGCTGTCTGGGCTGGCAGCAGTTGTTCAATCCGCGGCTTGCCGTCAGGCCGCTGGCCATCGAAGAAAACCTCAGCCCGCGTCAGCGAGACACCTTGCAGACCTGCCTGCTGGAGCAGCATGCCTGGCGCTGGAGCCGATCCATCGGCACCGACTACAACAGCTTGTGGGCTCACCTGCAGGAAGGGCTGGCGCTGGGTTTCAGCGAACGCCCGGTGCTCGATGGCTGGTTATGGCTGCGCTTGCAGCATCCTGACGCCGTGCCCCGGCAGCCATTGCCGGGAGTCACCCAGCAGGAGCGTCTCGATAGCCTGCGCAACCTGTGGCAGAACGATCGACCCTGA
- a CDS encoding MATE family efflux transporter, with the protein MSNLIADWRDRPTHRRVWALAAPMILSNISVPLVALVDSTVIGHLPHAHQLGAVAVGASLYTFLAWAMGFLRMGSTGFAAQASGRGDGAALRQILLQGLLLAMGLAILLGALGVPLSGVALHFMQPSAELDQLTREFFHTRLFGLPAALASYALVGWFLGTQNARAPLAILLSTNLVNIALNLWFVLGLEWGVVGAARASVIAEWTGALIGLFMTRKALRAYPGHIAWAALRLWQSWRPLLAVNRDIFIRSLALQSVFFLITVQGARLGDATVAANALLLNGLLLTAHALDGLAHAVEALCGHAIGARDRQALRRSLVVACGWSLLASLGFALLFLFAGHLFIQMQTNIQSVRDTAFIYLPYLAALPLIAVWSYLLDGLFIGATRAREMRNGMLLTMVLLLPFAWMLQGLGNHGLWITFLLFMLLRSLTLGTFAWYLHKNDGWFKG; encoded by the coding sequence ATGTCCAACCTGATTGCCGACTGGCGCGACCGTCCGACCCATCGTCGCGTCTGGGCGCTCGCCGCCCCGATGATTCTCTCGAACATTTCCGTACCGCTGGTGGCGCTGGTCGACAGTACCGTCATCGGCCACCTGCCCCACGCTCATCAGCTGGGTGCCGTTGCGGTGGGCGCCAGTCTGTATACCTTTCTCGCCTGGGCCATGGGCTTTCTGCGCATGGGCTCCACCGGGTTCGCCGCCCAGGCTTCCGGGCGCGGGGATGGCGCTGCGTTGCGGCAGATTTTGCTGCAAGGTCTGTTGTTGGCCATGGGCCTGGCCATTCTGTTGGGGGCGTTGGGCGTGCCGTTGAGCGGGGTTGCGTTGCACTTCATGCAACCGTCGGCGGAGCTGGATCAACTGACCCGCGAGTTCTTCCACACACGGCTGTTCGGCCTGCCGGCGGCGCTGGCCAGTTATGCGTTGGTGGGCTGGTTCCTCGGCACCCAGAACGCCCGGGCTCCGCTGGCCATTCTGCTGAGTACCAACCTGGTCAACATCGCGCTGAACCTGTGGTTCGTGCTCGGCCTGGAGTGGGGCGTGGTCGGCGCGGCCCGGGCCTCGGTGATCGCCGAGTGGACCGGCGCACTGATCGGCCTGTTCATGACCCGCAAAGCCCTGCGCGCCTATCCCGGGCATATCGCCTGGGCGGCGCTGAGGTTGTGGCAGAGCTGGCGCCCGTTACTGGCGGTCAACCGCGACATATTCATTCGCAGCCTGGCGTTGCAGTCGGTGTTCTTCCTGATCACCGTACAGGGTGCGCGCCTGGGCGATGCCACGGTCGCCGCCAATGCGTTGCTGCTCAACGGCCTGCTGCTGACCGCCCATGCGCTGGACGGTCTGGCCCATGCCGTGGAAGCCCTGTGCGGACACGCCATCGGTGCTCGCGACCGACAGGCCCTGCGCCGCTCACTGGTGGTGGCATGCGGTTGGTCGTTGCTGGCAAGCCTGGGGTTTGCCTTGCTGTTTCTGTTCGCCGGGCACCTGTTCATCCAGATGCAAACCAATATCCAGAGCGTGCGCGACACCGCCTTCATCTACCTGCCGTACCTCGCCGCGCTGCCGCTGATTGCCGTCTGGAGTTACCTGCTCGACGGCCTGTTCATCGGCGCCACCCGCGCCCGGGAAATGCGCAACGGCATGCTGTTGACGATGGTCCTGCTGCTGCCCTTCGCCTGGATGCTGCAAGGCTTGGGCAACCATGGGCTGTGGATAACCTTCCTGTTGTTCATGTTGCTGCGCAGCCTGACCCTTGGCACGTTTGCCTGGTACTTGCACAAGAATGACGGCTGGTTCAAAGGATGA
- a CDS encoding MazG-like family protein, giving the protein MNLVELTERLHAIRDRNDWRQFHSPKNLAMAASVEMSELVEIFQWLTEDQSRQLPADKLAHAGQEIGDIVLYLLLLCSELGLDMNEVVRSKLADSERRFS; this is encoded by the coding sequence ATGAACCTTGTTGAACTGACCGAACGCCTGCACGCCATTCGCGACCGCAATGACTGGCGGCAATTTCACAGCCCGAAAAACCTGGCCATGGCCGCAAGCGTGGAAATGTCCGAGCTGGTGGAAATCTTCCAGTGGCTGACCGAAGACCAGTCGCGCCAGTTGCCGGCGGACAAACTGGCCCATGCCGGGCAGGAAATCGGCGACATTGTGCTGTATCTACTGCTGCTGTGCAGCGAGTTGGGGCTGGACATGAATGAAGTGGTGCGCAGCAAGCTTGCGGACAGCGAACGGCGGTTCAGCTGA
- a CDS encoding methyltransferase domain-containing protein: MSDRHFDQLATRFAEKIYGGAKGAIRLAVLQADLAETLPDRPLRVLDIGAGLGHMSLWLAQRGHQVTLAEPAEPMLEGARQRFAEAGQTATFIQAPWQELLGQLTEPYDLVLCHAVLEWLAEPHAILPVLHQLTKPDGWLSLAFYNRDALIYRNLLKGHFRKMRKNDMAGEKQSLTPQQPLDPRELAAQLEGLWQVETQSGVRVFHDYMPVEFQARAELLDLLEMELAHRRHPSFAGLGRYLHWICRPI; this comes from the coding sequence ATGAGCGATCGTCATTTCGACCAGTTGGCAACCCGCTTTGCCGAAAAAATCTACGGTGGCGCCAAAGGGGCGATCCGCCTCGCGGTGCTGCAGGCCGACCTGGCCGAAACCCTGCCGGACCGTCCGTTGCGCGTACTGGACATCGGCGCCGGCCTGGGCCACATGTCGTTGTGGCTGGCCCAGCGCGGTCATCAGGTGACCCTGGCCGAACCCGCCGAACCGATGCTTGAAGGCGCCCGCCAGCGTTTCGCCGAAGCCGGGCAGACGGCGACGTTCATTCAGGCACCGTGGCAGGAGTTGCTCGGTCAACTCACCGAACCCTACGACCTGGTGCTGTGCCACGCGGTGCTGGAATGGCTGGCCGAACCCCATGCGATTTTGCCGGTGCTGCATCAATTGACGAAGCCGGACGGCTGGTTGTCCCTGGCGTTCTACAACCGCGATGCGCTGATCTACCGTAACCTGCTCAAGGGCCACTTCCGCAAGATGCGCAAGAACGACATGGCCGGCGAGAAGCAGAGCCTGACCCCACAGCAGCCGCTTGATCCACGGGAACTGGCGGCGCAACTTGAGGGGCTGTGGCAGGTCGAAACCCAGAGTGGAGTGCGGGTTTTTCACGACTACATGCCGGTGGAGTTCCAGGCCCGCGCCGAACTGCTCGACTTGCTGGAAATGGAACTGGCCCACCGCCGTCACCCAAGCTTCGCCGGGCTTGGGCGCTACTTGCACTGGATCTGTCGGCCGATCTGA
- a CDS encoding DUF4136 domain-containing protein has product MKNRSGLLVICLGLAACQGSNPYVATSNPLPPAPPQAANTFDRSAYPAPPRDYSRYRSWAWLNGRLPAGTAWADSAQVAEVVSNALDQRGLRPLHDNRPADLLVSADLRLETRLRQVQDGSGYGGGYGGGYYGGGYNRYGTGYGMYNSVPVVRTYQVQVVVVRVDLFDASTGQPVWSASAETGSQGNESERADALRAAVEKALSAYPPS; this is encoded by the coding sequence ATGAAAAATCGTTCGGGGTTACTGGTGATCTGTCTCGGGTTGGCGGCCTGTCAGGGCAGCAACCCGTATGTCGCGACGTCCAATCCGCTGCCACCGGCACCGCCTCAGGCCGCCAACACCTTCGACCGCAGCGCCTATCCGGCGCCGCCACGGGACTACAGTCGCTACCGCAGCTGGGCCTGGCTCAACGGGCGCCTGCCAGCGGGCACGGCTTGGGCCGACTCGGCGCAGGTGGCCGAAGTCGTCAGCAATGCCCTCGACCAACGCGGCCTGCGTCCGCTGCACGACAACCGCCCGGCGGACCTGTTGGTCAGCGCCGACCTGCGGCTGGAAACCCGCTTGCGTCAGGTGCAGGACGGCTCTGGTTACGGTGGCGGCTATGGCGGCGGGTATTACGGCGGTGGTTACAACCGCTACGGCACGGGTTATGGCATGTACAACAGCGTGCCGGTCGTCCGTACTTATCAGGTACAGGTTGTGGTGGTGCGGGTCGATCTGTTCGACGCGAGCACCGGTCAACCCGTGTGGAGCGCCAGTGCCGAAACCGGCAGTCAAGGCAACGAGAGCGAACGTGCCGATGCGTTGCGCGCAGCTGTCGAAAAGGCCCTGTCGGCGTATCCTCCCAGTTAG
- a CDS encoding DUF4136 domain-containing protein, translating to MFRRLALLAMAALLTACAANQVNHDFDASRDFAAYRSWSWKEPAVQYRPDDPRIKSDLTEQRIRQAVADQLDQRGLRPAAAGANADLKVQTYLIVEDRQQQVTTSYGGGYGGPWYGYWGGPMYNETRNISYKVATIQIDLLDGKDGKLVWRGSDEQTLSRTPKPEDRSNTIRETVGRILANYPPR from the coding sequence ATGTTCCGCCGTCTCGCTTTACTGGCCATGGCCGCGCTGCTCACTGCCTGCGCCGCCAACCAGGTCAATCATGACTTCGATGCCAGCCGCGACTTTGCCGCCTATCGCAGCTGGAGCTGGAAAGAGCCCGCTGTGCAATACCGCCCCGACGACCCACGGATCAAGAGTGACCTGACCGAGCAACGCATCCGCCAGGCCGTTGCCGATCAACTGGATCAGCGTGGCTTGCGTCCGGCCGCCGCCGGCGCCAACGCAGACCTGAAGGTGCAGACCTACCTGATTGTCGAAGATCGCCAGCAACAAGTGACCACCTCCTATGGCGGTGGTTATGGTGGCCCATGGTACGGCTACTGGGGCGGGCCGATGTACAACGAAACCCGCAACATCAGCTACAAGGTGGCGACCATCCAGATCGACCTGCTCGATGGCAAGGACGGCAAACTGGTGTGGCGTGGCAGCGACGAGCAAACCCTCAGCCGCACACCGAAGCCAGAGGACCGCAGCAATACGATACGCGAGACGGTCGGGCGCATATTGGCCAACTATCCACCGCGCTGA
- a CDS encoding pilus assembly protein TadG-related protein, with product MSPCLQFRSPVRQRGAIGLMAVLTLGMALVFLLIVVDSGRLYLEKRSLQRIADMAALEAATRNGDCAVGASATAYATASVNRNGFTLPDPTRNLAVACGTLSLDADNLRVFVADSSSSEAIRVSVSRSIPQSVAGGVGALFGGAPAGATLNLTATAVAALPPPLASLTIRTTALSIDSSKSATLNALFGGLLGGNLNLSVAGWDGLVNTNISLLGYLDRLKLDLGLNAAGYNQVLGTSVAVSQLIQTAIHVLDPGGTLGATATIVGLQALKVAAGTTTVTLGNLLHVENGSNMSAVATNVSVFNLIEGIVQLANKQNGLVATVPINLAGLAQITARVQVLEPPQLSAVGNPKNAALDPLGPNRIYVKTAQVRTLLSIDLPALDAIVALVNAAADLAGPLTNTLNALLDLDLVAVLNSLTCAIGVPCQTPDIIVLPGPIRLDVALDVASANSYVTAYSCVSNTSKTLTTNTSTSLVNLKIGRIDAASMFGSNTTPPAVTVQPLKVIDIGIKTCRRFLFVPITCDPRVPGVGGGIDVVADTSVASNANMPHVYSAPPANSLPDINQPPFYYSFSTSSIVSNLLNTPVNLHIDMYGPSGSLVGGLGTILSSVTGLLVSAINGVLNPLLDSLINTVLISLGVDLNKVDVGANLSCHSGRASLVI from the coding sequence ATGTCTCCCTGCTTGCAGTTTCGTAGCCCGGTTCGGCAACGGGGAGCGATCGGTCTGATGGCGGTGCTGACCCTCGGCATGGCCCTGGTGTTCCTGCTGATCGTGGTCGACAGTGGTCGCCTGTATCTGGAAAAGCGCAGCTTGCAGCGGATAGCGGACATGGCCGCGCTGGAAGCGGCCACGCGCAATGGTGATTGCGCCGTGGGTGCCAGCGCTACCGCCTATGCCACCGCCAGCGTAAACCGCAACGGCTTCACCCTTCCTGACCCCACGCGCAACCTGGCGGTAGCCTGTGGCACCTTGAGCCTGGACGCCGACAATCTTCGGGTTTTTGTGGCCGACTCGAGCAGCAGCGAAGCCATTCGGGTGAGCGTCAGCCGTTCGATCCCGCAGAGTGTGGCCGGTGGCGTTGGTGCCCTGTTCGGCGGTGCTCCGGCCGGGGCGACTCTCAACCTGACGGCGACCGCCGTCGCGGCATTGCCGCCGCCGCTGGCCTCGTTGACTATCCGCACCACGGCGCTGAGCATCGATAGCAGCAAGTCGGCCACCCTCAATGCGTTGTTCGGCGGTTTGCTGGGCGGCAATCTGAACCTGTCCGTGGCAGGGTGGGATGGGTTGGTGAACACCAACATCAGCCTGCTGGGTTACCTCGATCGGCTGAAGCTCGACCTGGGCCTCAATGCCGCCGGGTATAACCAGGTGCTGGGGACCTCGGTGGCCGTCAGCCAATTGATCCAGACCGCCATCCATGTACTGGACCCCGGCGGCACCCTCGGCGCGACGGCGACCATTGTCGGTCTGCAAGCACTCAAGGTGGCCGCGGGCACCACGACGGTGACGCTGGGCAATCTGCTGCACGTCGAGAACGGCAGCAACATGTCAGCGGTAGCGACCAACGTCAGCGTATTCAACCTGATCGAAGGCATCGTGCAACTGGCCAACAAGCAAAACGGTCTGGTGGCAACGGTACCGATCAATCTGGCGGGGCTGGCACAAATCACCGCACGGGTGCAGGTGCTGGAGCCACCGCAACTTTCTGCGGTGGGCAATCCGAAAAATGCGGCGCTGGATCCGCTGGGGCCCAATCGGATCTACGTGAAAACCGCACAGGTGCGTACATTGCTGTCGATCGACTTGCCGGCGCTCGATGCCATCGTGGCGCTGGTCAACGCGGCGGCGGACCTGGCAGGGCCGCTGACCAACACCCTCAACGCCTTGCTCGATCTCGATCTGGTGGCAGTGCTCAACTCACTGACCTGTGCCATCGGCGTGCCCTGCCAGACCCCCGACATCATCGTGTTGCCAGGGCCGATTCGGCTCGACGTGGCGCTGGACGTCGCCAGTGCCAACAGTTACGTCACGGCCTACAGCTGCGTCAGCAACACCAGCAAAACCCTGACCACCAACACCAGTACATCGCTGGTGAACCTGAAAATCGGTCGGATCGATGCCGCCAGCATGTTCGGCAGCAACACCACACCGCCGGCGGTCACGGTGCAGCCGCTGAAGGTGATCGATATCGGCATCAAAACCTGTCGCAGATTTTTGTTCGTACCCATCACCTGCGATCCGCGTGTGCCCGGTGTCGGCGGTGGCATCGATGTTGTTGCCGACACCAGCGTGGCGTCGAACGCCAACATGCCCCACGTCTACTCCGCACCACCGGCCAACAGCTTGCCGGACATCAACCAGCCACCGTTCTACTACTCGTTTTCCACCAGCAGCATCGTCAGCAACCTGCTCAATACCCCGGTTAACCTCCACATCGATATGTATGGCCCGTCGGGCAGTCTCGTCGGTGGCCTGGGGACGATCCTGAGCAGCGTGACCGGCTTGTTGGTCAGCGCGATCAACGGCGTGCTCAACCCGTTGCTCGACAGTCTGATCAACACCGTGCTGATAAGCCTTGGGGTCGACTTGAACAAGGTCGACGTTGGCGCCAACCTCAGTTGTCACTCAGGGCGCGCGTCGCTGGTGATCTGA